One Primulina huaijiensis isolate GDHJ02 chromosome 5, ASM1229523v2, whole genome shotgun sequence DNA segment encodes these proteins:
- the LOC140977239 gene encoding probable protein phosphatase 2C 38 isoform X2 yields the protein MEDQSQLESGPLSSLDSGPSGTFIGVYDGHGGPETARYVNQSLFKNLKKFASQHQEISANVIRKAFLETEDEFLCLVKEQWLNKPQMASVGTCCLVAIICNGLLHVANAGDSRAVLGRADNSIRGVTAIQLSTEHNANLEYIRDELRSLHPDDPQIVVMKHKVWRVKGIIQISRSIGDAYLKKPEFNKEPLLAKFRLSEPFSKPILNPEPSIFTHKLNSKDQFVILASDGLWEQLSNQEAVDIVHSHPHQGVAKKLVKAALRVAAKKREMRYSDLKKIDRGVRRHFHDDITVVVVFIDPSAMNRGATCVSSTVSIRGGGGGSAVPFSIS from the exons ATGGAGGATCAAAGCCAGCTTGAATCCGGACCATTGAGTTCACTTGATTCGGGACCTTCTGGTACTTTTATTGGAGTGTATGATGGTCATGGAGGACCAGAGACAGCTCGATATGTCAACCAGAGCTTGTTCAAAAATCTCAAGA AGTTCGCTTCACAGCATCAAGAAATATCTGCGAATGTTATTAGAAAAGCTTTCTTGGAAACCGAGGACGAGTTTCTTTGTCTGGTGAAGGAGCAATGGCTCAATAAACCGCAAATGGCTTCGGTGGGAACATGTTGTTTGGTAGCCATAATATGCAACGGACTCCTACACGTTGCCAATGCTGGTGACTCGCGTGCTGTATTAGGCAGGGCAGATAATTCTATTAGAGGGGTGACCGCTATTCAATTATCAACCGAGCACAATGCTAATCTAGAATACATTAGGGATGAATTGCGATCGTTGCATCCTGATGATCCACAAATAGTGGTTATGAAACACAAAGTTTGGCGTGTGAAGGGTATCATACAG ATATCAAGATCCATTGGAGACGCTTATCTCAAGAAGCCAGAGTTCAACAAAGAACCCCTATTGGCAAAGTTTAGGCTATCTGAGCCCTTCAGCAAACCGATTCTTAATCCGGAGCCATCGATATTTACGCACAAACTCAATTCCAAGGATCAGTTTGTCATACTTGCTTCGGATGGTTTGTGGGAGCAACTTAGCAACCAAGAAGCAGTTGACATTGTCCACAGCCACCCACATCAG GGTGTTGCTAAGAAACTTGTGAAAGCAGCTCTTCGAGTAGCAGCAAAGAAAAGAGAAATGCGATATTCAGACCTGAAGAAAATCGATCGCGGTGTGAGGAGGCATTTCCACGATGATATCACAGTCGTGGTAGTCTTCATTGATCCATCTGCTATGAATAGAGGGGCCACTTGTGTTAGTTCCACTGTTTCAATAAGAGGAGGCGGAGGTGGAAGCGCCGTTCCCTTCTCAATTTCTTAA
- the LOC140977239 gene encoding probable protein phosphatase 2C 38 isoform X1: MVKPCWKPLVEGDGSWRRGDGNRRWGDMNGKNDGLLWYKDLGHHVNGVFSMAVIQANRLMEDQSQLESGPLSSLDSGPSGTFIGVYDGHGGPETARYVNQSLFKNLKKFASQHQEISANVIRKAFLETEDEFLCLVKEQWLNKPQMASVGTCCLVAIICNGLLHVANAGDSRAVLGRADNSIRGVTAIQLSTEHNANLEYIRDELRSLHPDDPQIVVMKHKVWRVKGIIQISRSIGDAYLKKPEFNKEPLLAKFRLSEPFSKPILNPEPSIFTHKLNSKDQFVILASDGLWEQLSNQEAVDIVHSHPHQGVAKKLVKAALRVAAKKREMRYSDLKKIDRGVRRHFHDDITVVVVFIDPSAMNRGATCVSSTVSIRGGGGGSAVPFSIS; the protein is encoded by the exons ATGGTGAAGCCTTGTTGGAAACCGTTGGTTGAGGGTGATGGAAGTTGGAGAAGAGGTGACGGGAATCGGCGATGGGGCGATATGAATGGCAAGAATGATGGATTGTTGTGGTATAAAGATTTAGGACATCATGTAAATGGAGTATTTTCAATGGCAGTGATTCAAGCCAACAGGTTGATGGAGGATCAAAGCCAGCTTGAATCCGGACCATTGAGTTCACTTGATTCGGGACCTTCTGGTACTTTTATTGGAGTGTATGATGGTCATGGAGGACCAGAGACAGCTCGATATGTCAACCAGAGCTTGTTCAAAAATCTCAAGA AGTTCGCTTCACAGCATCAAGAAATATCTGCGAATGTTATTAGAAAAGCTTTCTTGGAAACCGAGGACGAGTTTCTTTGTCTGGTGAAGGAGCAATGGCTCAATAAACCGCAAATGGCTTCGGTGGGAACATGTTGTTTGGTAGCCATAATATGCAACGGACTCCTACACGTTGCCAATGCTGGTGACTCGCGTGCTGTATTAGGCAGGGCAGATAATTCTATTAGAGGGGTGACCGCTATTCAATTATCAACCGAGCACAATGCTAATCTAGAATACATTAGGGATGAATTGCGATCGTTGCATCCTGATGATCCACAAATAGTGGTTATGAAACACAAAGTTTGGCGTGTGAAGGGTATCATACAG ATATCAAGATCCATTGGAGACGCTTATCTCAAGAAGCCAGAGTTCAACAAAGAACCCCTATTGGCAAAGTTTAGGCTATCTGAGCCCTTCAGCAAACCGATTCTTAATCCGGAGCCATCGATATTTACGCACAAACTCAATTCCAAGGATCAGTTTGTCATACTTGCTTCGGATGGTTTGTGGGAGCAACTTAGCAACCAAGAAGCAGTTGACATTGTCCACAGCCACCCACATCAG GGTGTTGCTAAGAAACTTGTGAAAGCAGCTCTTCGAGTAGCAGCAAAGAAAAGAGAAATGCGATATTCAGACCTGAAGAAAATCGATCGCGGTGTGAGGAGGCATTTCCACGATGATATCACAGTCGTGGTAGTCTTCATTGATCCATCTGCTATGAATAGAGGGGCCACTTGTGTTAGTTCCACTGTTTCAATAAGAGGAGGCGGAGGTGGAAGCGCCGTTCCCTTCTCAATTTCTTAA